The genomic segment AGTCGTAAACTCCACGATGTCCTGATAATTTTCGACCAGAACCTCCTGGCGTCCAGTTATCGTTATCTTTGGGCCGTTGCCTGCGACATCCGGCGGAAAATCTAAAGCTTCTCCTACATTCTTTGAAAGTTTATCAAACATAGAAAGACTCCTCCCTTCTAAACCATGTTTATGAAGAGAAGAGTCAAATTAGTCCAAGCCTGTGGGACAAAATCGTTCTTGTTATGAATCACTCCCTATAGTAATCTTCTTTTTCTTTTGAAGAAGCATCTTGATAATGCGTAATTGTGACCCCTTCTAAACTTCCAATTTCAAGGATCACTTGCTTCATATCCGTTTTATCTGAAGCGCTTAACTTAAATGCAACTGGAATATCTTTTGAATTTTTAATGGGGAGGATTGAAACATGTTTTATAACTATTCCATTATTTTCGATGATCGTTCCAATTTCCTTAAGTTTAAATTCATTCGATATTTTTAGCCTTAATACTCGATGATGTCTATAGATGATCTTTTCCCAGAAACCATCAAGTATTAAAAATACAAGAAATGTAGTAACTAAGGCTGAAATATACATACCACTTCCTGCAGCCATACCAATCGCTGCTACTACCCAAATACTCGCTGCCGTTGTTAATCCTTTTACGGTTGGTCCTTCATGTATGATTGTCCCTGCTCCCAAGAAGCCTATCCCTGTTACAATATTTGACATAATCCGTCCAGGGTCTTGATTTACTGTATCAAAGGATTTAAAAGCGTATACAGAAATAACGGTTACCAATGCTGAACCGAGTGCAACCAACATATGCGTTCTTATCCCAGCGGGTTTATTTATTTTTTCT from the Desulfitobacterium metallireducens DSM 15288 genome contains:
- a CDS encoding YabP/YqfC family sporulation protein, translated to MFDKLSKNVGEALDFPPDVAGNGPKITITGRQEVLVENYQDIVEFTTEEIRLSTLEGELCLTGRGFILKTVLATELRIEGELDSLTFQGGSEG
- a CDS encoding MgtC/SapB family protein, with the translated sequence MTYDYEIALKLILACILGGIVGWQREKINKPAGIRTHMLVALGSALVTVISVYAFKSFDTVNQDPGRIMSNIVTGIGFLGAGTIIHEGPTVKGLTTAASIWVVAAIGMAAGSGMYISALVTTFLVFLILDGFWEKIIYRHHRVLRLKISNEFKLKEIGTIIENNGIVIKHVSILPIKNSKDIPVAFKLSASDKTDMKQVILEIGSLEGVTITHYQDASSKEKEDYYRE